ACTCCTGAACCCATCCCGAACTCAGAAGATAAGCCCGCCCACGTCCTGCACTGTACTGAGGTGCGCGAGCCCTCGGGAAATGCAGGTCGCTGCCAACTCTCACTAAAATACTTTGTACTAAAATACTTTGGTTTTGAGTCGTTTTACTGTCTGTCCTGTTCTTTTCTTTCCTGTTCTTATTAGGAATGAATGCATCTGGACAGACCGTGCTGATCTGTGCGAAAGGGTGACCCTTTGCATTTACACTCGAACTCGCCCTCTGGAGATCCTCTAGCCTATCCCCTCTTTCATGAAGACCTTCTTCGCCTCCTCGAGTATCTGGCATCCTGTGTCGAACGCCAGGTCCCTGTTGGGGGAGTTGAAGTAAAGGCGCAGCCTGTTGCCGTCCTTACTGCTATCCACAAGAAGGACCTTGATCTCCATCTCCTTCAGAACATGTGGCTGGCTCTTCGCGATCTCCAGGATTATAGATTTTGCTCTGTCTATCTTTGATGCGTCCTGTATCAGGAAATCGACCGTCCATACCGATACCGGATCCCGCATGGACCAGTTCACTATGACCTCTGTGGATATCACGCTGTTCGGAACCACAATCCTCCTCTTATCCCAGGTGCATATGACCGTGTGCCTCAGCGTGATATCCTCCACATACCCGTAGTCGTTGCGGAAGGTGACATAGTCGCCGACGCGTATCGGCTGGAAGACCGCTATGAACAGCCCTGATATGAGGTTTGAAAGAGCATCCTTCGCTGCGAAGCCTATCGCCAGGCCTGCCAGGCCGGCGCCGGCGAGCAGCGCGACAGCTATCCTGTACAGCTGTGGGATCTGGAGTATGACAAGAGCGATGCCGGCAAGGTAGATCGCCGCGACCACGATCCTTCTTATTATGATGTGAAATGTCCTGGTCCGCTCCTCCTCGACATGCTCTGCTCTGAGTATGTTGTTCTTGAGCATCCTGTCAGCAAAGCTCAAAAAGTACCTCTGCAGCATTCGATCCGCGATCTTCGCGGCGATCTCCGTCCCGATGAGGATTACAATTATTATAACAAGGTTTGCTATGAGCGCTATGGGATCTATCCTGCTCAGGGCGCTGTAGAGTATCGTGAGGGAGCTGTTGCTGCTCTGTGCCGTTATTGTCTCTATGGTTTCATTGACGACAGCAGCGGGGTAAACTGTGA
This genomic window from Methanothrix sp. contains:
- a CDS encoding mechanosensitive ion channel domain-containing protein, which produces MVSYTLENVTVYPAAVVNETIETITAQSSNSSLTILYSALSRIDPIALIANLVIIIVILIGTEIAAKIADRMLQRYFLSFADRMLKNNILRAEHVEEERTRTFHIIIRRIVVAAIYLAGIALVILQIPQLYRIAVALLAGAGLAGLAIGFAAKDALSNLISGLFIAVFQPIRVGDYVTFRNDYGYVEDITLRHTVICTWDKRRIVVPNSVISTEVIVNWSMRDPVSVWTVDFLIQDASKIDRAKSIILEIAKSQPHVLKEMEIKVLLVDSSKDGNRLRLYFNSPNRDLAFDTGCQILEEAKKVFMKEGIG